The DNA region GTGGGGAGACCACCCACCTGGCCACCTTGGATGGGCAGGATGTGATCTACGTGGCCAAGGAGGAGGGCAACAACCTGATAAGGATGGTCTCGGCGGTAGGCAAGAGGTTCCCCGCCCACGGCACCGCGGTGGGCAAGATGCTGCTGTCCGGCCTGAGCCGCGACGAGCTGCTAAGGCGCTACCCCAGGTCGAGGCCGCTGCCGAAGCTCACGGAGAACACCATCACCGACCCCGAGGCCTTCTACCGCGAGCTGGAGGAGACCAGGGCGCGCGGGTACGCGCTGGACCACGAGGAGTCCACGGCGGGGTTGTGCTGCGTGGCGGCGCCCGTCTACGACGCCGGCGGCAGGATGGTCGCCGCGATGAGCATCTCCGTCCCGCGCGTCAACTTCACGGAGGCTCGGCTGCCGGAGCTGCTGCGGCTGGTGCGGGAGGGGGCGGCCGAGCTCTCCACGCGGCTGGGGTACCTGCCCGCGGGCAAGAGGGCCGACGCCGGCGTCGAGCGGGGGAGAGAGGTCGACCGGATGGTGGGATCCGGCCGAGGCACATAGCTGGAGGTGCTGGGTGGGTGGACGAAGCGACAGGTTAGGTGTGCGGTTGCAGGCTCGCCCACAGCTGGCGCGCCCTTGGCACCTGGGAATAGCCCAGCGCGAGGCCCTGCACTGCTACATCTTCATGGCACCATCGGTTCTGGGCCTGCTGCTCTTCTCGCTGGGGCCCATGATCGCCTCCCTGCTCCTGAGCTTCACGCAGTACGACGTAGTTTCCCCCCCAAAGTGGATCGGCCTACAGAACTACCAGGACCTGCTACATGACGACCTGTTCTGGCAGGCTCTCAAGGTCACGTCACTCTACTCGGCGGTTAGTGTGCCGGCGACGCTAGCGCTGGGGCTGCTGCTGGCGCTGCTGCTCAATCAGCGCTTCCGGGGCGTCTACTTCCTCCGCACAGTGTACTACCTGCCGACCGTCATATCCGGGGTCGCGGTGGCCATGTTGTGGCGCTGGATGTTCAACGCCGACTACGGGATCATCAACGTGCTGCTGGGCAAGGTAGGCGTCCAGGGACCGCAGTGGCTGCTCAGCGAGAGGTGGGCGCTGCCCGCGCTGATCATCACCAGCTTGTGGGGCTTCGGCGGCACCATGCTGATCTACCTGGCCGGCCTGCAGGGCATCCCCACGGAGCTGTACGAGGCGGCGGAGATCGACGGAGCCGGCACCTGGGGTAAGTTCCGCCACGTGACCCTCCCGCTCATCTCCCACGTAACCTTCTTCAACCTGGTGTTGGGGATAATCGGGTCCCTGCAGGTCTTTGCCGAGGCCTACGTGCTGACCGGCGGAGGGCCGAACAACGCCACCCTGCTACTGTCGGTCTACCTCTACAACAACGCCTTTCAGTACCTGAAGATGGGCTACGCCTCGGCGATCGCCTGGGTGATGTTCGTGATCGTGCTGCTGCTGACGCTGCTGGTGCTGAGGTCGTCCTCGCGCTGGGTATTCTACGAGGTGGAGGAGAGCTGATGGGACTGCGCGCGTTCGTCACGTCGGTCGGGGGGGCATGGGAGCAGGCGAGGCGGAAGATACCCCTGCTCGTGTCGTCGGCGATCCTGGCGGCCGGAGCCCTGTTCATCTTGGTCCCCTTCTTCTGGATGGTATCCACGGCGCTCAAACCGGCCAGCCAAACCTACATCTTCCCACCGGTGTGGATCCCCCGCCCGCCGCGTTTCCAGAACTTCCGGGAGGTCCTGGACCTGGTGCCGTTCCTGACGTACGCTCGCAACACCTTCATCATCGTCGCCTCCGTGCTCGTGGGCACCCTCCTGTCGTGCTCCTTCAGCGCCTACGGCTTCGCGCGCCTGCGGGCCCCCGGACGCGACCTGATCTTCCTGGGGCTGCTGGCGACCATGATGCTGCCCTCCACGGTCACCCTAGTGCCCACGTACCTGGGGTTCAACAAGCTGGGGTGGATCAACACCTTCAAGCCCCTAATAGTCCCGGCGTTCTTCGGCAACGCCTACTTCGTGTTCCTGCTGCGCCAGTTCTACAGGACGATCCCGAAGGACCTAGAGGACGCGGCCAAGATCGACGGCGCCAGCTACTACCGTATATGGTGGAACATCATGCTGCCCCTGACCACCCCCGCCTTGGCGACGGTGGCGCTGTTTACCTTTGTGTGGACCTACAACGACTTCTTTGGCCCACTCATCTACCTCACCGATGACACGAAGTGGACGATCGCGGTGGCGCTGTCCCAGTTTCAGGGGTCGCCGCGGATAGGCCCCCAGATGCACCTGCTGATGGCGGCCACCACCCTGGCGATCGTGCCCCCCGTGGCGCTCTTCCTGTTGGCGCAGCGCTACTTCGTGCAGGGGATAGTCATGACGGGGATCAAGGGCTGAGCTGCGGCATGCAGGTCGCGAGGGGGGTGATGGATCGGCGCAAGATCTCGGGCTAAGCAGGCGCAGACTTCGGTCAGGAGATGTTAGGTGCAGGAGGATCGCATGACGAACCGTAGTTATAACCGTAGGCAGTTTATCCGGATGGTGGGCGTTGCCGCCGCGACGGGCTCGCTCTGGGCGTGCGGGGGGGCTGGGAGCCAGCGAGTCACGTCGCAGCCCACACAGGCGACGCTAGAGGAGTTCTCGGCACTAATGTGGCAGGTGTCGCCCACGACCGACAGGAACTTCAAGCAGCGGGCACAGA from Thermobaculum terrenum ATCC BAA-798 includes:
- a CDS encoding IclR family transcriptional regulator gives rise to the protein MNQGDASTGQVKSAARVLDLLELLAEHEEGLTLTQICRALRIPKSSAHALIRTLLGRGYLAQGFQAGTYRLGPRTFEVGSAYMRSVDLIREGQEIIRQISRRCGETTHLATLDGQDVIYVAKEEGNNLIRMVSAVGKRFPAHGTAVGKMLLSGLSRDELLRRYPRSRPLPKLTENTITDPEAFYRELEETRARGYALDHEESTAGLCCVAAPVYDAGGRMVAAMSISVPRVNFTEARLPELLRLVREGAAELSTRLGYLPAGKRADAGVERGREVDRMVGSGRGT
- a CDS encoding carbohydrate ABC transporter permease, with protein sequence MGGRSDRLGVRLQARPQLARPWHLGIAQREALHCYIFMAPSVLGLLLFSLGPMIASLLLSFTQYDVVSPPKWIGLQNYQDLLHDDLFWQALKVTSLYSAVSVPATLALGLLLALLLNQRFRGVYFLRTVYYLPTVISGVAVAMLWRWMFNADYGIINVLLGKVGVQGPQWLLSERWALPALIITSLWGFGGTMLIYLAGLQGIPTELYEAAEIDGAGTWGKFRHVTLPLISHVTFFNLVLGIIGSLQVFAEAYVLTGGGPNNATLLLSVYLYNNAFQYLKMGYASAIAWVMFVIVLLLTLLVLRSSSRWVFYEVEES
- a CDS encoding carbohydrate ABC transporter permease, which translates into the protein MSSAILAAGALFILVPFFWMVSTALKPASQTYIFPPVWIPRPPRFQNFREVLDLVPFLTYARNTFIIVASVLVGTLLSCSFSAYGFARLRAPGRDLIFLGLLATMMLPSTVTLVPTYLGFNKLGWINTFKPLIVPAFFGNAYFVFLLRQFYRTIPKDLEDAAKIDGASYYRIWWNIMLPLTTPALATVALFTFVWTYNDFFGPLIYLTDDTKWTIAVALSQFQGSPRIGPQMHLLMAATTLAIVPPVALFLLAQRYFVQGIVMTGIKG